One genomic region from Halococcus qingdaonensis encodes:
- a CDS encoding helix-turn-helix domain-containing protein, whose protein sequence is MPDALVEYLRSDMECEGLLECFHGLTALDRECFAVVVESDAALTVDDVAAEVDRERSTVYRSLQRLLTAGFVRKEQINYEQGGYYHVFRPADPDAIADEMQRMLNDWYAQMGQLIGEFREKYDVADAEAAPAEG, encoded by the coding sequence ATGCCCGATGCACTGGTCGAGTATCTCCGCTCCGACATGGAGTGTGAGGGGTTGCTCGAATGTTTCCACGGTCTCACGGCTCTCGACCGCGAGTGTTTCGCGGTCGTCGTCGAGAGCGACGCGGCGCTGACGGTCGACGATGTCGCCGCCGAGGTCGACCGCGAGCGATCGACGGTCTACCGCTCGCTCCAGCGGCTACTGACGGCGGGGTTCGTCCGAAAGGAGCAGATCAACTACGAGCAGGGCGGCTACTACCACGTCTTTCGCCCGGCCGACCCCGACGCCATCGCCGACGAGATGCAGCGCATGCTGAACGACTGGTACGCACAGATGGGGCAGCTCATCGGCGAGTTCCGCGAGAAATACGACGTCGCCGACGCGGAGGCGGCACCCGCCGAAGGCTGA
- the ilvB gene encoding biosynthetic-type acetolactate synthase large subunit produces the protein MSEGQQPPRTGEPERAEPETAEATEASERPVTSGAESVARALERTDVETLFGVQGGAIMPVYDALYDSPLDHVTMAHEQGAAHAADAFGIVSGEPGICLATSGPGATNLVTGLADASMDSDPLVALTGQVPSTMVGTDAFQETDTTGVTNPVTKENYFAGDADSVGDTVGEAFALADAGRQGPTLVDLPKDITTGSTDSEPAAGTTPETYDPPERADSEAVETAAGVLARADKPVILAGGGVIKGEACAELREFATEYGIPVVTTMPAVGAFPEDHELAMEMAGMHGTGYANMAITHCDAMFAVGTRFDDRLTGGVETFAPEAEIIHADIDAAEISKNVAADYPLLGEASVVIEQVHGAMADERAADMAATGERFQEWVEQCQQWQTDYPMDYPMDEDDPLKPQFVVETVDTATDDDTIVTTGVGQHQMWAVQYWTYTEPRTWVSSHGLGTMGYGLPSAIGARFAADDDQSVVCFDGDGSFLMTLQELAVAVRENLDITVFILNNEAVGMVRQWQDSFHGGRRMASEYPWVPDFAALAEAFGARGFRMEGHDEVADVIEDALAYDGPSVVDAFIDPTEDVYPMVPSGGANGQFVLAEEQL, from the coding sequence ATGAGCGAGGGCCAGCAGCCCCCACGGACGGGCGAGCCCGAGCGCGCCGAACCGGAGACGGCCGAGGCGACCGAAGCCAGCGAGCGCCCCGTGACCAGCGGTGCGGAGTCGGTGGCGCGGGCGCTCGAACGGACGGACGTCGAGACGCTGTTCGGCGTCCAGGGCGGGGCCATCATGCCGGTCTACGACGCGCTGTACGACTCGCCGCTCGACCACGTGACGATGGCACATGAACAGGGCGCGGCCCACGCGGCCGACGCCTTCGGCATCGTCTCGGGCGAACCCGGCATCTGTCTGGCGACCTCGGGACCGGGCGCGACGAACCTCGTGACCGGGCTCGCGGACGCCTCGATGGATTCGGATCCACTGGTGGCGCTCACCGGTCAGGTCCCCTCCACAATGGTCGGGACCGACGCCTTCCAGGAGACCGACACCACCGGTGTTACGAACCCGGTGACGAAGGAGAACTACTTCGCCGGCGACGCCGACTCGGTCGGCGATACGGTCGGTGAGGCGTTCGCGCTCGCGGATGCCGGCCGACAGGGCCCCACGCTGGTCGATCTCCCGAAGGACATTACAACTGGGTCGACCGACAGTGAGCCGGCCGCGGGAACGACGCCCGAGACGTACGACCCACCCGAGCGCGCCGATAGCGAGGCGGTCGAGACGGCCGCCGGCGTGCTCGCGCGCGCCGACAAGCCCGTGATCCTCGCGGGCGGCGGCGTCATCAAGGGCGAAGCCTGTGCCGAGCTCAGGGAGTTCGCCACCGAGTACGGGATCCCGGTGGTGACGACGATGCCCGCGGTGGGCGCGTTCCCCGAGGATCACGAGCTCGCGATGGAGATGGCGGGGATGCACGGCACGGGCTACGCGAACATGGCCATCACCCACTGTGACGCCATGTTCGCGGTCGGAACGCGGTTCGACGATCGCCTGACGGGTGGCGTCGAGACGTTCGCCCCGGAGGCCGAGATCATCCACGCCGACATCGATGCGGCGGAGATCTCGAAGAACGTCGCGGCCGACTATCCACTCTTGGGCGAGGCGAGCGTCGTCATCGAACAGGTGCACGGGGCGATGGCCGACGAGCGCGCGGCGGACATGGCGGCCACCGGCGAGCGGTTCCAGGAATGGGTCGAGCAGTGCCAGCAGTGGCAGACCGACTACCCGATGGATTACCCGATGGACGAGGACGATCCGCTGAAGCCGCAGTTCGTCGTCGAAACCGTGGACACGGCGACCGACGACGACACCATCGTCACCACGGGCGTCGGCCAGCACCAGATGTGGGCGGTCCAGTACTGGACGTACACCGAGCCACGGACGTGGGTCTCCTCGCACGGACTGGGCACGATGGGCTACGGGCTGCCGTCGGCCATCGGCGCGCGGTTCGCGGCCGACGACGACCAGTCGGTCGTCTGTTTCGACGGCGACGGGTCGTTCCTGATGACGCTGCAGGAGCTGGCGGTCGCCGTTCGCGAGAATCTCGACATCACCGTGTTCATCCTCAACAACGAGGCCGTCGGCATGGTGCGTCAGTGGCAGGACAGCTTCCACGGCGGCCGACGGATGGCCTCGGAGTACCCGTGGGTGCCCGATTTCGCCGCGCTCGCTGAGGCGTTCGGTGCGCGCGGGTTCCGAATGGAGGGCCACGATGAGGTCGCCGACGTCATCGAGGACGCGCTGGCTTACGACGGTCCGTCGGTGGTCGACGCGTTCATCGACCCGACCGAGGACGTCTATCCGATGGTCCCCAGTGGGGGAGCCAACGGCCAGTTCGTGCTGGCGGAGGAGCAGCTATGA
- a CDS encoding ribbon-helix-helix domain-containing protein has product MTDYTTVSIPKDLADRVEETIEGTSFQSTSDLVRFLLRSIVIQHQKQGELTEAQFDEIAEQLRDLGYLG; this is encoded by the coding sequence ATGACCGACTATACGACCGTCTCGATCCCGAAGGACCTCGCCGATCGGGTCGAGGAGACGATCGAGGGGACGAGCTTTCAGAGCACCTCCGATCTCGTGCGCTTTCTCCTCCGCAGCATCGTCATCCAGCACCAGAAACAGGGCGAGCTCACCGAGGCCCAGTTCGACGAGATCGCCGAGCAGCTCCGCGATCTGGGCTATCTGGGGTAA
- a CDS encoding DUF5779 family protein, translating into MSEFDLDLQTVENEIEDETGGRTHRVVLGVLDGRTPSEEWIAEIADDAVLVLAVEGDLNRLASGFASDVREMDGELIHFRKFLLVTPPGVHIDTDRLD; encoded by the coding sequence ATGAGCGAGTTCGATCTCGACCTTCAGACCGTCGAAAACGAAATCGAGGACGAGACCGGCGGGCGCACCCACCGGGTCGTTCTCGGCGTGCTCGACGGGCGAACGCCGAGCGAGGAATGGATCGCCGAAATCGCCGACGACGCGGTGCTCGTCCTCGCCGTCGAGGGTGACCTGAACCGACTCGCGAGCGGGTTCGCGAGCGACGTCCGCGAGATGGACGGCGAACTGATCCATTTCCGGAAGTTCCTGCTGGTGACGCCACCGGGCGTCCACATCGACACCGACCGGCTCGACTAA
- a CDS encoding outer membrane protein assembly factor BamB family protein, translated as MVALVALFHDDVLFDEAIEIIAATFGGRVVALDGERGTVQWRKNFGDLAAVHAFGDGDGDGDAEVYATAKDGKLRSLDASDGTVEWTTQLTAEDVPMTPPPSMGDVDGDGEPEIVAVTNDGIVSVVDPNSGDVRASYERNVPIYVHPTVANTDGDRAAELYTVYGDGRVVALSYTES; from the coding sequence GTGGTTGCGCTCGTCGCGCTCTTTCACGACGACGTCCTGTTCGACGAGGCGATCGAGATTATCGCCGCGACGTTCGGCGGGCGGGTCGTCGCGCTCGACGGCGAGCGCGGGACGGTCCAGTGGCGAAAGAACTTCGGGGATCTCGCAGCGGTCCACGCCTTCGGAGACGGTGACGGCGATGGCGACGCCGAAGTCTACGCGACCGCCAAGGACGGTAAACTCAGGAGTCTCGACGCGAGCGACGGCACCGTCGAGTGGACCACCCAGCTCACCGCCGAGGACGTGCCGATGACGCCCCCGCCGAGCATGGGCGATGTCGACGGCGACGGCGAGCCCGAGATCGTGGCCGTGACGAACGACGGGATCGTCTCGGTCGTCGATCCGAACTCCGGCGACGTCCGGGCGTCGTACGAGCGCAACGTGCCGATCTACGTCCATCCGACGGTCGCGAACACCGACGGCGACCGGGCCGCGGAGCTGTACACGGTCTACGGCGACGGTCGCGTCGTCGCGCTGTCGTACACCGAATCGTGA
- a CDS encoding LeuA family protein has protein sequence MEFFQGTLGETTEVDTVRVFDTTLRDGEQSPRTSFSYDDKREIAAVLDEMGTHVIEAGFPVNSDAEFEAVSDIAESTSVTTCGLARVVEKDVEAALDSGVEMVHVFASTSDVQLEDAMHASRAEMKERSVNAVERAKEAGVEVMFSPMDATRTDEEYLVDVIEATAAAGADWINIPDTCGVATPSRFGELVARVCEVADARVDVHTHDDFGLASANALAGFENGAAQAQVSVNGIGERAGNAAYEEVVMSAESLYGIESGIDTTRITELSRLVERASEIETPGNKPVVGQNAFSHESGIHAAGVIENSDTFEPGVMTPEMVGAQRELVLGKHTGTHSVRERLHEAGFDPTDDEVRECTRRVKEFGAEKERVTMSVLERFAREVGIEQVGTTEVNA, from the coding sequence ATCGAGTTCTTCCAGGGCACCCTGGGAGAGACGACTGAAGTAGACACAGTTCGAGTTTTCGATACGACTCTGCGCGACGGTGAGCAGTCGCCACGAACCTCGTTCAGCTACGACGACAAGCGAGAGATCGCGGCCGTCCTGGACGAGATGGGGACGCATGTCATCGAGGCGGGCTTCCCGGTGAACTCCGACGCGGAGTTCGAGGCCGTCAGCGACATCGCCGAGAGCACCAGTGTGACGACCTGCGGACTGGCACGCGTCGTCGAGAAGGACGTGGAAGCGGCGCTCGATTCGGGCGTCGAGATGGTCCACGTGTTCGCCTCGACGAGCGACGTCCAGCTCGAGGACGCGATGCACGCCAGTCGTGCGGAGATGAAGGAACGATCGGTGAACGCCGTCGAGCGCGCCAAAGAGGCGGGCGTCGAGGTGATGTTCTCGCCGATGGACGCCACGCGGACCGACGAGGAGTACCTCGTCGACGTCATCGAGGCGACCGCCGCGGCGGGGGCCGACTGGATCAACATCCCCGACACCTGCGGGGTGGCGACGCCCTCCCGGTTCGGCGAGCTCGTCGCCCGGGTCTGTGAGGTCGCCGACGCGCGGGTCGACGTCCACACCCACGACGACTTCGGGCTGGCGAGTGCGAACGCGCTCGCTGGCTTCGAGAACGGCGCGGCGCAGGCCCAGGTGAGCGTCAACGGCATCGGCGAGCGCGCCGGCAACGCCGCCTACGAGGAGGTCGTGATGAGCGCCGAATCGCTCTACGGCATTGAGTCAGGGATCGACACGACCCGCATCACCGAACTCTCTCGACTGGTCGAGCGCGCGAGCGAGATCGAGACTCCCGGCAACAAGCCGGTGGTCGGGCAGAACGCCTTCAGCCACGAGTCGGGCATCCACGCGGCCGGCGTGATCGAGAACTCCGACACGTTCGAGCCGGGCGTGATGACCCCCGAGATGGTTGGCGCACAGCGCGAACTCGTCCTGGGCAAACACACCGGGACACACTCGGTGCGCGAGCGGCTGCACGAGGCCGGGTTCGACCCGACCGACGACGAGGTGCGCGAGTGTACCCGGCGGGTGAAGGAGTTCGGCGCGGAGAAAGAGCGCGTCACGATGAGCGTGCTCGAACGGTTCGCCCGCGAGGTCGGCATCGAGCAGGTCGGCACGACGGAGGTCAACGCCTGA
- a CDS encoding VOC family protein — protein MISALRWLALEVKRLDHASAFYREQLALDTVRESESEVVLSAGETDLVLRRPSAIPRGGLHTHYALSIPVSEYDDWYDQLAESFDLDEHTFGSARSLYFYDPDGNCVELGESDGEESGVHGLFEVVLEVEELARAESFYTELGLEIVDRGSERRRTRLAADGFALELWEPHLGLADARGGVHVDLGVAVEDPDAALDTVVGSVRSVERLDDGIRVRDPDGHFVTFVEG, from the coding sequence ATGATTTCGGCGCTGCGCTGGCTCGCCCTCGAAGTCAAACGTCTCGATCACGCGAGCGCGTTCTACCGCGAACAGCTCGCCCTCGATACCGTGCGTGAGAGCGAGAGCGAGGTCGTCCTCTCGGCCGGCGAGACCGACCTGGTGCTCCGCCGGCCGTCGGCCATCCCGCGCGGGGGGCTCCACACTCACTACGCGCTCTCGATCCCCGTGAGCGAGTACGACGACTGGTACGACCAGCTTGCGGAGTCGTTCGATCTCGACGAACACACCTTCGGCAGCGCGCGCTCGCTGTATTTCTACGATCCCGACGGGAACTGTGTCGAACTCGGCGAATCGGATGGGGAGGAGTCGGGCGTACACGGGCTGTTCGAAGTCGTCCTCGAAGTCGAGGAGCTCGCCCGGGCCGAATCGTTCTACACCGAGCTCGGGCTGGAGATCGTCGATCGGGGGAGCGAGCGCCGCCGGACGCGGCTCGCGGCCGACGGGTTCGCCCTCGAACTCTGGGAACCCCATCTGGGACTGGCCGACGCCCGCGGCGGCGTCCACGTCGACCTCGGCGTCGCCGTCGAGGATCCGGACGCGGCGCTCGACACCGTAGTGGGATCGGTGCGATCGGTCGAACGGCTCGACGACGGGATCAGGGTTCGCGATCCCGACGGCCACTTCGTGACGTTCGTCGAGGGTTAG
- a CDS encoding DUF7405 family protein, whose translation MPHGTERGLSRRAFVKAAVAIGGSAALSACLARESAPDLPQGPDDLSTLPSRQHAWNEFLALGDNDNHLGPRHRVLLYFRYGKEGPPTRDDRRQTERALQALERAYPHSHDGLLFTVSYSPAYFARFDESLPESVDLQQPKALTPFEDPELDRPDAVVHLASDHGQVVLGAEEALLGDTEKLNGVDIDASLTGVFERIDRRTGFVGDGLPADNQDVQGIPDSEPVPDDSPMYMGFKSGFDKNQATEDGVTIDAGPFAGGTTQQISTIKLHLDQWYDQDSRSQRVGKMFCPAHAESDAVEGVGDNLGDSSKMDDCPPAETAARESGLVGHSQKAARARENDRPIILRRDFDSTDGEEATLHFLSLQQAIADFTDTRESMTGTDLAEESALGRKNNNGILQYMSVTRRGNYLLPPRERRALPAAMPRQ comes from the coding sequence ATGCCACACGGCACCGAACGCGGTCTCTCCCGGCGCGCGTTCGTGAAGGCCGCCGTCGCGATCGGCGGCTCGGCGGCGCTGTCGGCCTGTCTCGCCCGTGAGAGCGCCCCCGATCTCCCGCAGGGCCCCGACGACCTCTCGACGCTGCCGTCGCGCCAGCACGCCTGGAACGAGTTCCTCGCGCTCGGCGACAACGACAACCACCTCGGCCCGCGCCACCGCGTGCTGCTGTATTTCCGCTACGGAAAAGAGGGGCCGCCGACGCGAGACGATCGTCGGCAGACCGAACGGGCGCTACAGGCGCTCGAACGGGCCTATCCTCACTCGCACGACGGCCTGCTGTTCACGGTGAGCTACTCGCCGGCGTATTTCGCCCGCTTCGACGAGTCGCTGCCGGAATCGGTGGATCTCCAGCAGCCGAAAGCGCTCACGCCGTTCGAGGACCCCGAACTCGACCGGCCGGACGCGGTCGTCCATCTCGCAAGCGATCACGGACAGGTCGTCCTCGGCGCGGAGGAGGCGCTGCTTGGCGACACCGAGAAACTGAACGGCGTCGATATCGACGCCTCGCTCACGGGAGTGTTCGAGCGGATCGACCGGCGGACGGGGTTCGTCGGCGACGGCCTGCCCGCCGACAACCAGGACGTCCAGGGGATCCCCGATTCGGAACCCGTGCCCGACGACTCGCCGATGTACATGGGTTTCAAATCTGGGTTCGACAAGAACCAGGCGACCGAGGACGGCGTGACGATCGACGCGGGCCCGTTCGCGGGCGGAACGACCCAGCAGATCTCGACGATCAAACTCCATCTCGATCAGTGGTACGACCAGGACAGTCGCTCGCAACGCGTCGGCAAGATGTTCTGTCCCGCTCACGCCGAATCGGACGCTGTCGAGGGCGTCGGCGACAATCTCGGGGATTCGAGCAAGATGGACGACTGTCCGCCCGCCGAGACGGCCGCCCGCGAATCGGGGCTGGTCGGTCACTCACAGAAGGCCGCTCGTGCGCGCGAGAACGACCGGCCGATCATCCTCCGGCGGGATTTCGATTCGACCGATGGCGAGGAGGCGACGCTGCATTTCCTCTCGCTCCAGCAGGCAATCGCCGATTTCACCGACACGCGCGAGTCGATGACCGGCACCGATCTCGCCGAGGAGTCCGCGCTCGGCCGGAAGAACAACAACGGCATCCTCCAGTACATGAGCGTGACGCGCCGCGGTAACTACCTCCTCCCGCCGCGTGAGCGACGGGCCCTGCCCGCCGCCATGCCACGACAGTGA
- the ilvC gene encoding ketol-acid reductoisomerase, producing MTEHATIYYDDDADSTALEGKTVAVMGYGSQGHAHAQNLADSEVDVVVGLREDSSSRDAVREDGLDVATPVEAAARADVVSMLVPDTVQPAVYEDIAEELDAGDTLQFAHGFNIHFGQIEPADDVDVTMVAPKGPGHIVRRDYERGEGTPGLLAVYQDATGEAADEALAYAQGIGCTRAGVVETSFREETETDLFGEQAVLCGGVTSLIKQAYETLVDAGYSPEMAYFECLNEMKLIVDLMYEGGLGGMWDSVSDTAEFGGLTKGDVVVDEHARENMEQVLDDVQSGAFAREWIAENQANRPAYRQLRQAEKDHEIEEVGERLRDLFAWAEESESNEERNETERVQADD from the coding sequence ATGACAGAACACGCAACGATCTACTACGACGACGATGCAGACAGCACCGCACTCGAAGGCAAAACTGTAGCCGTCATGGGCTACGGCTCACAGGGCCACGCCCACGCGCAGAACCTCGCCGACAGCGAGGTCGACGTGGTCGTGGGTCTCCGAGAGGATTCGAGTTCGCGCGACGCCGTCCGCGAGGACGGTCTCGACGTTGCAACACCCGTCGAGGCCGCCGCACGCGCGGACGTCGTCTCGATGCTCGTTCCCGATACCGTCCAGCCCGCAGTGTACGAGGACATCGCCGAGGAGCTCGACGCCGGCGATACCCTCCAGTTCGCCCACGGGTTCAACATCCACTTCGGGCAGATCGAGCCGGCCGACGACGTGGACGTGACGATGGTCGCACCGAAGGGGCCGGGCCACATCGTCCGCCGGGACTACGAGCGCGGCGAGGGAACGCCGGGGCTGCTGGCCGTCTACCAGGACGCCACGGGCGAGGCAGCCGACGAAGCGCTCGCGTACGCGCAGGGGATCGGCTGTACCCGTGCGGGCGTCGTCGAGACCAGTTTCCGCGAGGAGACCGAGACCGATCTGTTCGGCGAGCAGGCGGTGCTCTGCGGTGGCGTGACGAGCCTGATCAAGCAGGCCTACGAGACGCTCGTCGATGCGGGCTACTCGCCCGAGATGGCCTACTTCGAGTGTCTCAACGAGATGAAGCTGATCGTCGATCTGATGTACGAAGGTGGGCTCGGCGGCATGTGGGATTCGGTCTCCGATACGGCCGAGTTCGGCGGTCTCACCAAGGGCGACGTCGTGGTCGACGAGCACGCCCGCGAGAACATGGAGCAGGTCCTCGACGACGTGCAGAGCGGGGCGTTCGCCCGCGAGTGGATCGCGGAGAACCAGGCCAACCGACCCGCCTATCGCCAGCTGCGGCAGGCCGAGAAAGACCACGAGATCGAGGAGGTCGGCGAGCGCCTGCGCGATCTGTTCGCGTGGGCCGAGGAATCCGAATCGAACGAGGAACGAAACGAAACCGAACGAGTGCAAGCAGATGACTGA
- a CDS encoding bile acid:sodium symporter family protein: MSGLDTLERIGNVASTYFVVWVLLFSGAALLTPETFTWISPYITPLLGVIMLGMGLTLRPDDFRRIVERPRDVAIGALTQWIVMPLAAWAITVALSLPPALAIGVVLLGAAPGGTASNVMTYLGKGDVALSVAITTVTTLAAPIVMPTWVVALAGEQLQVTFAEMFTSIVQVVLIPVIAGFVLRLALDRSAPRLAAAGLNVFPAVSVVAIVAIVAAVVGANVENILTAGAVVLVAVVAHNAIGLATGYGVGRASGMSPDRVRACTFEVALQNSGLAVALATAYFSPLAALPPALFSVWHNVTGPALATYFSRQSTGTTDARAASTSDD; the protein is encoded by the coding sequence GTGAGCGGGCTCGACACGCTCGAACGGATCGGTAACGTCGCGAGCACCTACTTCGTGGTATGGGTGCTGCTGTTTTCGGGCGCGGCGCTCCTCACCCCGGAGACGTTCACCTGGATCTCGCCGTATATCACGCCGTTGCTCGGCGTCATCATGCTCGGGATGGGACTGACGCTGCGGCCCGACGACTTCCGACGTATCGTGGAGCGCCCGCGCGATGTGGCCATCGGTGCGCTCACCCAGTGGATCGTGATGCCGCTCGCCGCGTGGGCGATCACGGTCGCGCTCTCGCTGCCGCCCGCGCTCGCGATCGGGGTAGTGCTTCTGGGTGCCGCACCGGGCGGCACGGCCTCGAACGTGATGACCTATCTCGGCAAGGGTGACGTCGCGCTCTCGGTGGCGATCACGACCGTGACGACGCTCGCCGCCCCGATCGTGATGCCCACGTGGGTCGTCGCGCTCGCCGGCGAACAGCTCCAGGTGACGTTCGCCGAGATGTTCACCTCCATCGTCCAGGTCGTCCTCATCCCCGTAATCGCGGGCTTCGTGCTCAGACTGGCCCTCGATCGCTCCGCACCGCGTCTCGCCGCGGCCGGGCTGAACGTCTTTCCGGCGGTCAGCGTCGTCGCCATCGTCGCCATCGTCGCGGCAGTCGTCGGCGCGAACGTCGAGAACATCCTGACCGCGGGCGCGGTGGTGTTGGTCGCTGTCGTCGCGCACAACGCCATCGGGCTCGCCACGGGCTACGGCGTCGGCCGTGCGAGCGGGATGTCGCCCGATCGGGTGCGGGCGTGTACCTTCGAGGTCGCCCTCCAGAACAGCGGGCTCGCGGTCGCGCTCGCGACGGCCTACTTCAGCCCGCTCGCGGCGCTCCCGCCCGCACTGTTCAGCGTCTGGCACAACGTCACCGGCCCAGCGCTCGCGACGTACTTCTCGCGGCAGTCGACGGGGACGACCGACGCGAGGGCTGCGAGCACGAGCGACGACTGA
- the ilvN gene encoding acetolactate synthase small subunit → MTEGLQGPAPEERPQPSGRRNAQGIRIDPEMEAVHDPRRTALSALVQNEPGVLAKISGLVSRRQFNIESLTVGTTTNPETSRVTLVIEEPEPGIRQVEKQLEKLVNVISVRELGDDAIRRELVVLKVHGEEPDKVNAITDMYGGETLDAGPRTITVQITGDEQKIDDAIDAFRQFGIRELARTGQTALARGEEWTTHAEEERYERTQVRQ, encoded by the coding sequence ATGACGGAGGGTCTGCAGGGACCGGCCCCCGAGGAGCGCCCCCAGCCGTCGGGGCGGCGCAACGCCCAGGGCATCCGGATCGATCCCGAGATGGAGGCCGTCCACGACCCGCGGCGAACGGCACTATCGGCGCTCGTCCAGAACGAGCCGGGTGTTCTGGCGAAGATCTCGGGGCTGGTCTCGCGCCGGCAGTTCAACATCGAATCCTTGACTGTCGGCACGACGACCAATCCCGAGACCTCGCGCGTGACGCTGGTCATCGAGGAGCCCGAACCGGGCATCCGCCAGGTCGAAAAGCAGCTCGAAAAGCTCGTCAACGTCATCTCGGTGCGCGAGCTCGGCGACGACGCAATCCGCCGTGAGCTGGTGGTGTTGAAGGTCCACGGCGAGGAGCCGGACAAGGTCAACGCCATCACAGACATGTACGGCGGCGAGACGCTCGACGCCGGCCCACGCACCATCACGGTGCAGATCACCGGCGACGAGCAGAAGATCGACGACGCGATCGACGCCTTCCGGCAGTTTGGCATCCGCGAGCTCGCCAGAACCGGTCAGACGGCGCTCGCGCGCGGCGAAGAGTGGACGACACACGCGGAAGAGGAGCGGTACGAACGAACGCAGGTACGACAATGA
- a CDS encoding iron transporter — protein MDRRTFLRAGTAASAAGAGLLAGCSGLFSVQTGYREQMPPLPENRPAAVYYPSHIEGMEMAGVETIAGNGANATSATNGTGSGGTNNSNGSGGDSGMAGGYRCALTYSYPHRFWTVTGTETEKITIEDNDSLHLMVSVWDPATGVFPLDTNPTITISQNGDSVTTLSPWTMLSQNMGFHTGDNLSLPGAGDYTVAVDIPPTSVRRTGSFEGRFDSQRSVEFSFTFDPEKVSDIMFEELGEKAGTRGAVEPMEMKKMPLALAPKTNELPGRALGTVRTGDAVFDVRALDDVSRFGGAEKTYLAVSARTPHNRYVLPAMSLSATVTRGNETVFDGALQATLDPELNYHYGAGVESIESGDKIEITTDAPPQVARHEGYETAFLEMPSRTLTVGDS, from the coding sequence ATGGATCGACGAACGTTTCTTCGTGCCGGCACGGCCGCGAGCGCGGCGGGTGCCGGCCTTCTCGCCGGCTGTTCCGGGCTGTTCTCCGTCCAGACGGGATATCGAGAGCAGATGCCGCCGCTGCCCGAGAACCGCCCCGCGGCCGTCTACTACCCCTCGCATATCGAAGGGATGGAGATGGCTGGCGTCGAGACGATCGCCGGGAACGGGGCGAACGCGACGAGCGCGACGAACGGGACGGGTTCCGGCGGAACGAACAACTCGAACGGGTCGGGAGGCGATTCGGGGATGGCCGGAGGCTATCGGTGTGCGCTCACGTACAGCTACCCGCACCGGTTCTGGACCGTCACCGGCACGGAGACCGAGAAGATCACGATCGAGGACAACGACTCGCTCCATCTCATGGTGAGCGTCTGGGATCCGGCGACGGGCGTCTTCCCGCTGGATACGAACCCGACGATAACAATCTCGCAGAACGGTGATTCGGTGACGACGCTCTCACCGTGGACGATGCTCTCACAGAACATGGGATTTCACACGGGCGACAACCTCTCGCTCCCCGGTGCCGGCGACTACACGGTCGCAGTCGATATCCCCCCGACGTCCGTCCGGCGAACCGGCTCCTTCGAGGGGCGGTTCGACAGTCAGCGATCCGTCGAGTTCTCGTTCACGTTCGACCCCGAGAAAGTGAGCGACATCATGTTCGAGGAACTCGGCGAGAAGGCCGGCACGCGCGGCGCGGTCGAGCCGATGGAGATGAAGAAGATGCCGCTCGCGCTCGCGCCGAAGACGAACGAACTCCCGGGTCGCGCGCTCGGAACGGTCCGAACCGGCGATGCCGTCTTCGATGTGCGGGCGCTCGACGACGTCTCCCGATTCGGCGGAGCCGAAAAGACGTATCTTGCTGTCTCGGCACGGACGCCACACAATCGGTACGTCCTGCCAGCGATGTCGCTGTCGGCGACGGTAACACGGGGCAACGAGACGGTTTTCGACGGCGCGCTCCAGGCGACGCTCGATCCGGAACTGAACTACCACTACGGAGCCGGCGTCGAGAGCATCGAATCCGGTGATAAGATCGAGATCACGACCGACGCACCGCCGCAGGTCGCCCGCCACGAGGGGTACGAGACCGCCTTCCTGGAGATGCCGTCGCGAACGCTCACCGTCGGCGATAGCTGA